GAGAGAGGTTTTTAAACTGGCGGTGCTCTTGGGTAGAGAGCTCCACCgtcggagggtgggggggggggcggctgagGGCCCGGGCCCCCACCAACACCAGGTTTGTTCTGGGGGGCGTAGAGGAGGAACCTAGCTGGACCTGGAGAGGCGGGAGGGGTTGTGGGCTGAGAGAAGTTCTTTGAGGTAGATGGGTCCTGTTCCATGGATGCATTTCTGAGGTTGGCAGCAGGTAGTAGATTGGGCCCCAGTGGAGGGATGGGACAATgggtgtgatgtcatcaggaTGCTGGCTGTGCTGCCTTCGGAGGGACTGGAGCTTCTTTAGGTCTCAGGGATCCTGTCCCTATGACAAGTGTGTTGCAGGAAACCAATCTCGGATTCGGCGGGGATGAAAACCACCAAGCAGAAATGGGCTGGTTTATAGTGAGACATCAGCAATGAATCTGACACgtcttcccctccatccccctttaCTACACTAGCAGACCCCAGGTAAACATCAGGGAGGTTGGATACAGTGGCGCCTGATATGACATGTAGAAGATAGCTCTCTAGAGCAACTGGGCTGTTGTGTGAAGATCCCGGCTCTTCCAGGGTTTTGTGTTTGATTTGAAACCACGTTTTGTCGCGAGCGGTCGTGAGGATATTCTAATGACATGGCGAGTCTACATGGGTTTTTTGTGTATCCTCGGAATACAGCATAATCAACCATCATGTCAGCGGTGGGTGTATTCACTTCCGAGCAACCACAGTTCTGTTTGCCAGTCTCCCACGCAAGCCCGCTAAGACGACGACAACGACAGCTCGAGTCTCTCTGGCGTCCCAGCCACCCCTGCCTGATGGCGTCCAACATCCGCCATGAAGTCACTCTCTCTAAAAATAGCCCAGAACTAATTATTCATCTCCCCGGCCGCAAAAACGGTAAGGGAGGAGGGAAAAACTGGTAATTTGGCAAGTGGTAGAAGGAAAGATTTCAAGAAGTGTTCAGTTGTTCCTCTGGCCATGCGAGTACATTTCTCACCCTCACGACTTTTGTATCGTGATGGAACACCTCGGCCCACTCTTCCTGGACTTAGGCTATCGTGCTCGAGGAATCCCAATATCAGGTTTTGTTTGGCTAATAAACCACTGCTGTGTCGCTACCGACAAATCCTTCAACGGCAACAAAAGACCTGGATTCAGGTCAGCTTATGTCAGTTAGCTTCTCCctgttttcctctccctcctccttatcTTGGAGTCGTCCGCCGCCCCCGTATATCCGTTCATCTGTTTCTGTGTCCATCTCCGTCTCtccagaagagaggggagagccttCGTCAAACAAAGGCCACAAAGAATTTGCCGGTCTCCGGCCCCCAGAGTGACCAGAATGTCAAAAACCCCAGCTTTTCCTGCACCCAGCTCTTGAGTAGCCAGCCAAACCTCCTGAGAGCCAACACAGCACTTGGAaaacttctctctcactctcactcttgtCTCCTCGTGCTCCTTCTCCCTCAGGGATCAGTCACCAACCATAAACATCGTCACCTAAATGAAAGGGAGAAAGTGTGCCACCTAGGCTGTCCTGACTTTCTCCGATTTCTTTTCTTCAGCAGTGAACAAGCCAGGTCTGGTGCTAATTAGTTTGTCATCATTTGGAGGTACCTCCTTATAGATCAACCTTAAAAGCAATAGCTTTGTTTTGGCCCCTTAAGCACTAGTGATGACCGAACCCTGGAAACATATTCAATTGTATCCTAATTCGTCAATATCAGTCCAGAACATAAGCCTATTTGTCTGATAGATAATTTTCCAGAGAGATGGTGCTCTCAATTCCAGTTTTACATAACCATTTGTCCCCTGACACACTTTATTCTTTTATGTATTCATTATACCCATGTATGCCTGTCCTTATTACACAGTGCGCCCCTGCAGCGTCATTGAGCTGTGAAGTCTATTTTGTCTCTGAAATCACACGCAAGCTGCAAAGCCCCCAGCACACCAAGTAGAGTCGCACGTTGACAGATTATCATCTCCAGTTCAGATCTAAATGACTTTCCACCCCCCGTGTCTCCAGTCTTGCCGTTTTGAATCGTCAGTCTTTGTGTCTAGAGTTTGAGttctttcatatatatatatatatatattaatatttcaTGAATATAAACTTGAGGACTTGGCGCATGGGACTAAAAACAGCCTCCCCTCTACTTCTGCTCCTTCCAGGTTCTAAAGAGGCCGGAGTATTTCGGGAAGTTTGGCAAGATCCACAAGGTGGTCATCAACAACAGCACCTCCTACGCAGGCTCACAGGTGGGCGGGAACTCCCTTATTCGCTCTGAAGACGATTGACAGCAGGTGCCGTTCACTGAACCCCCCTGCAACCCTTCCTCTCTTAAACCCGCCTTGTCTCGTCTCGGTTCCCAGGGTCCTAGTGCCAGCGCATATGTGACTTACATCCGGTCAGAAGATGCCCTCAGAGCAATCCAGTGCGTCAACAACGTAGTCGTCGACGGCAGGACGCTCAAGGTGAGCCGCGTCAGCCAATCGCAgctttcccttttctcctctcacttCTTCTCTTCCCGCGTCAGCCAATCAcggctttcccctctctcttcttctcttctcccgcGCTCAACCCGTATCTGTCTGCGCttgccctcccccccaggctTCTTTAGGAACCACAAAGTACTGCAGTTACTTCCTGAAGAGCATGCAGTGTCCCAAACCGGACTGCATGTATCTCCACGAGCTAGGCGACGAGGCGGCGAGCTTCACTAAAGAAGAGATGCAGGTTAGATGGGGGGAGCCCCTCAGAACTGGAAGGAGAGCCAGTATCGTACTTTGAATTTCCGTCCGGATCGATGAAAGTGAATTTGAAACGTGACGGTGCATTTGTAAAACCCTGCGGTGTTAACCTgagctgtgtgtgggctgtctAGGCAGGAAAGCACCAGGAGTATGAGCAGAAGCTGCTGCAGGATCTATACAAGATGAACCCCTCCTTTCTACACACCTCGGCCACAGGGGGGGACAAACCAAAGGGGAAACCAAGCTCTTTACAAAGGTACCGTCTCTGCAGCTAACACACATTCAAGCAGGTTTGGGAgttgtctgtctctatctctgtctgtctgtctgtctctgtgtgtattttttattttttttgcagttAGCCCACCATGCACATTATGTACATTGTTTGGAGTGTAAGGAACTATAGGTTCAAAGTGTATTGTAGGCGTTTGTGTAAAACcatgaaacccccccccccccatcttttaTTGAGAATATCCGCCTGTTTCCCTCCTCAGGTCCAACAGTAACAACAAAGACGCCTGGCCGTCGTTACAACCCACAGGGAAGACGGCCAACGGGCTGTCGTCAGAGCACAGGAAGTCCCCGCAGTTAGACGGCGGCTCCGACTCCGAACACATGACCCCAGACGGGCCCGACTCGGACCTGGGCCCCGCGgccgctctctcccccttctcctccagctgtgaCCCCGCCAGGTAACCACAACACCGTCACCGGCAAGCCCGTAGGAACGCTGTGCTCGCCTCTCCCGCCCGGCAACAGTCGAGGCACACGTTCAATTAATATGCGTGAATGATGTTACCTCAGTCAAGTACACTCTTTCCAACACTAGCGCGTTGCTCCTTTGCGGTGTTGTACTAGCTGGCTGTGTAGGCGTGTGGTGGGTTGAGGAGATCACTACTAACCATCGGTTGCTCTACTCTCTTTCTCAGCCCTAGCGACAAACTGCCAGACATCATCAGTATAGGCAACGGAGAAACCTCACTTCTGGTAAGAAACACGAAACGTCAGACTTCGACGTGGATAACATGCATGCGCCAGAAAACGACTGTGTTTCGATGACTACAAGGCAATGACGTCTAAACTGGCTCATTTTTTTCCCCCATccacctgtcctcctcttcctgtctcccaccCCACTATCTTcccatccatccccctccagctcccgggCAGCGACTCCCCGTCGCCCCCTCCCGGTTTCACCAAGACCAGCCTGGTGGTGCCCATCAGCGTAGCAGGCATCACGGCCCGCTCGCCCTTCGAGGGCGCCGCCGCAGAGTCCCAGTCGCTGTTCTCAGACAACAGCAACTTCCGGCACCCCAACCCCATGCCCAGCAGCCTGGGCGGCTTCCACAGCTCCCCTCAGAACAACTCGGACTGGCCCACGGCGCCAGAACCACATAGCCTCTTCACCTCAGGTGGGGTCCCCATGTCTTAGTTGCTAGAACTTTCTTGTGAAGGACTGCTGCATGTCTTACTTGGAAAGGGGGAAAACATTTTGCGTGCTGAGGTACCTGATGCTAACGCGGCTAACGGGTTTAAGCTAACTTTGGGTTTTTGTATCTCCTGTCCCGTCCCTCCAGATACCATCCCAGTATCGTCCTCCACAGACTGGCAGGCGGCCTTTGGCTTCGGCTCGTCCAAACAGCAGCAGGACGACGACCTCGGCTTCGACCCGTTCGACATCACCCGCAAAGCCCTGGCCGACCTCATCGAGAAGGAGCTCTCGGTGCAGGACAGCTTCTCCTCGCCCCTGTCGCccggccccctccaccccagccctcaCCACCACGGCTTCTCGCTCCCCGCCAAGGCGGGCCTCGGCCCCCCCGGGGGcttcctcccccccaaccacctcctctccaacaCGGGCCTCCCCAACCACTTCTCTCAGCACCAGAGCCACCCCCACCGCCAGTTCTACAGCTCCTTCAGCTTCCCCGGGCAcccgtcctcctcttcctcctcctcctcctcgtcctcctcctcctcctgcgccTCCCGCCACCCGTGGATGGGCATGGCGGCCGTGTCGGCGCCGTCGCGCAATAACTTCGCACACTTGAACCACACTGCCACGGGCTCGGCCTCGCGCAGCTTCCTGGACTTAAGCATGCTGCCACAGCACCACAGCACGGGCCTCGGAGGCATCCCCATCACAGGTGAGGAAGGGAGCGCGGGGGGGCCGCGAGGGGCTTCTGGGAAAGGGAGAGCTCTTGCCGGGTGTGTTCGGAGTGTAGGCGGCGGGTTTGTTTCGTCTGCCGGAATCATACCGGCTTCTGACCGGGAAGAGAGCTTTTTAAAGGGT
The Osmerus eperlanus chromosome 17, fOsmEpe2.1, whole genome shotgun sequence DNA segment above includes these coding regions:
- the cnot4b gene encoding CCR4-NOT transcription complex subunit 4 isoform X2 yields the protein MSRSPEFKDDPTECPLCMEPLEIDDVNFFPCTCGYQICRFCWHRIRTDENGLCPACRKPYPEDPAVYKPLSQEELQRIKTEKKQKQNEKKQKVTENRKHLASVRVVQRNLVFVVGLSQRLADPEVLKRPEYFGKFGKIHKVVINNSTSYAGSQGPSASAYVTYIRSEDALRAIQCVNNVVVDGRTLKASLGTTKYCSYFLKSMQCPKPDCMYLHELGDEAASFTKEEMQAGKHQEYEQKLLQDLYKMNPSFLHTSATGGDKPKGKPSSLQRSNSNNKDAWPSLQPTGKTANGLSSEHRKSPQLDGGSDSEHMTPDGPDSDLGPAAALSPFSSSCDPASPSDKLPDIISIGNGETSLLLPGSDSPSPPPGFTKTSLVVPISVAGITARSPFEGAAAESQSLFSDNSNFRHPNPMPSSLGGFHSSPQNNSDWPTAPEPHSLFTSDTIPVSSSTDWQAAFGFGSSKQQQDDDLGFDPFDITRKALADLIEKELSVQDSFSSPLSPGPLHPSPHHHGFSLPAKAGLGPPGGFLPPNHLLSNTGLPNHFSQHQSHPHRQFYSSFSFPGHPSSSSSSSSSSSSSSCASRHPWMGMAAVSAPSRNNFAHLNHTATGSASRSFLDLSMLPQHHSTGLGGIPITGIPASAGNSLDSLQDDNPPHWLKSLQALTEMDAPPSSTVPPQPPHSGPFGSQVPLHRGGWAPYPPPATANPASQFHSPPPGFQTAFRPPVQTQTDLLQSAAMDRH
- the cnot4b gene encoding CCR4-NOT transcription complex subunit 4 isoform X1 is translated as MSRSPEFKDDPTECPLCMEPLEIDDVNFFPCTCGYQICRFCWHRIRTDENGLCPACRKPYPEDPAVYKPLSQEELQRIKTEKKQKQNEKKQKVTENRKHLASVRVVQRNLVFVVGLSQRLADPEVLKRPEYFGKFGKIHKVVINNSTSYAGSQGPSASAYVTYIRSEDALRAIQCVNNVVVDGRTLKASLGTTKYCSYFLKSMQCPKPDCMYLHELGDEAASFTKEEMQAGKHQEYEQKLLQDLYKMNPSFLHTSATGGDKPKGKPSSLQRSNSNNKDAWPSLQPTGKTANGLSSEHRKSPQLDGGSDSEHMTPDGPDSDLGPAAALSPFSSSCDPASPSDKLPDIISIGNGETSLLLPGSDSPSPPPGFTKTSLVVPISVAGITARSPFEGAAAESQSLFSDNSNFRHPNPMPSSLGGFHSSPQNNSDWPTAPEPHSLFTSDTIPVSSSTDWQAAFGFGSSKQQQDDDLGFDPFDITRKALADLIEKELSVQDSFSSPLSPGPLHPSPHHHGFSLPAKAGLGPPGGFLPPNHLLSNTGLPNHFSQHQSHPHRQFYSSFSFPGHPSSSSSSSSSSSSSSCASRHPWMGMAAVSAPSRNNFAHLNHTATGSASRSFLDLSMLPQHHSTGLGGIPITEHSGAGEGIKVKEWQDGLRALLPNININFGGLPSSSPSSSSSSSSSSVNHTGAPAGSRGVSHSLSWDGTASWMDPAIITGIPASAGNSLDSLQDDNPPHWLKSLQALTEMDAPPSSTVPPQPPHSGPFGSQVPLHRGGWAPYPPPATANPASQFHSPPPGFQTAFRPPVQTQTDLLQSAAMDRH